The Phocoena phocoena chromosome 4, mPhoPho1.1, whole genome shotgun sequence genome contains a region encoding:
- the RIPPLY3 gene encoding protein ripply3 — MRPEAAAGAREARGRVCHCPGDGPPPPRGPESQTPWRPWILTPQDADPTRTGSELEPGCDQQTFGLKGAFGFQHPVRLYLPISKRQEYLQSSGEKVLASFPVQATIHFYNDESNSDEEHDQEVQPSDLQRQEAQDSLGGKGRDRLTNPGWHPGGRGGLGGKGPLPYPDSLEDAGCPSSK, encoded by the exons ATGAGACCCGAGGCAGCGGCCGGAGCCCGGGAGGCGCGGGGACGCGTCTGTCACTGCCCCGGGGACGGTCCACCACCGCCGCGCGGGCCCGAGAG CCAAACACCATGGAGACCTTGGATCCTGACCCCCCAGGATGCTGACCCCACCAGGACTGGAAGCGAG CTTGAGCCTGGGTGTGACCAACAAACCTTTGGATTGAAGGGGGCCTTTGGGTTTCAGCATCCTGTAAG ACTTTATTTACCCATTTCTAAACGTCAAGAGTATCTGCAGAGTTCCGGGGAGAAGGTGCTGGCCAGCTTCCCCGTGCAAGCCACCATTCACTTCTACAACGATGAGTCCAATTCAGACGAGGAGCACGACCAAGAGGTCCAGCCCTCCGACCTGCAGCGCCAGGAGGCGCAGGACAGCCTGGGAGGAAAGGGCAGAGACCGGCTGACAAACCCAGGGTGGCACCCCGGAGGCCGCGGTGGCCTCGGTGGTAAGGGTCCGCTCCCCTACCCTGACTCTCTGGAGGATGCTGGGTGCCCCTCATCCAAGTAG